Proteins found in one Caldalkalibacillus salinus genomic segment:
- the cobM gene encoding precorrin-4 C(11)-methyltransferase, whose amino-acid sequence MSGVTIVGAGPGDPDLITVKGLKRIQEADVILYTDSLVDEALLQGDNIQAEVLKTAGMHLEEMVAIMIDRVQQGKQVVRVHTGDPTVYGAILEQIALLKEAQINVDIIPGVSSVFASAAVAGVELTVPDLTQTVILTRAEGRTPVPELEKLKDLAQHQCTIALFLSATLTKKVVKAFLEAGWSEQTPIVVVYKATWPDQVILRTTLQNLDTDMAQNGIRKQAMILAGWALDPDISKKAYRSKLYDQTFTHGFRQGVKTEQ is encoded by the coding sequence ATGAGTGGTGTGACGATAGTAGGAGCAGGTCCTGGTGATCCAGATTTGATCACCGTCAAGGGACTGAAACGCATTCAAGAAGCAGACGTGATTCTCTATACTGATTCGCTTGTGGATGAGGCGTTGCTTCAAGGGGATAACATTCAAGCCGAGGTATTAAAAACGGCTGGCATGCACTTAGAAGAAATGGTGGCCATCATGATCGACCGTGTTCAACAAGGAAAGCAGGTGGTGCGTGTGCATACTGGTGATCCGACCGTTTACGGGGCTATTTTAGAACAAATCGCTTTACTAAAAGAAGCGCAAATTAACGTTGACATCATCCCCGGGGTCAGCTCTGTGTTTGCCTCTGCGGCCGTGGCTGGTGTAGAGCTCACAGTACCGGATTTAACGCAGACCGTCATATTAACCAGAGCGGAAGGGCGCACCCCGGTGCCGGAATTAGAAAAATTAAAAGATCTGGCACAGCATCAATGTACGATCGCGTTGTTTCTCAGTGCCACATTGACGAAAAAGGTGGTCAAAGCATTTTTGGAAGCCGGGTGGTCAGAGCAAACCCCTATCGTGGTCGTGTACAAAGCAACGTGGCCAGACCAAGTTATTTTAAGAACGACATTGCAGAATTTAGATACAGATATGGCTCAAAACGGGATTAGAAAGCAAGCCATGATTTTAGCTGGGTGGGCACTCGATCCCGATATTTCCAAGAAAGCGTATCGTTCCAAACTTTATGATCAAACTTTTACGCACGGATTTCGCCAAGGAGTGAAAACAGAACAATGA
- a CDS encoding cobyric acid synthase — MSKAQFLMIQGTHSDAGKSVLVTAFCRIFAQDGYRTAPFKSQNMALNSYVTLDGKEIGRAQGVQAEAACTIATTDMNPILIKPSRDHESQIVVHGKPYKNMQAGEYRETFYERGLNLIQQSIQSLAQSFDRVVIEGAGSPAEINLNDRELVNMRVAELADAPVILVGDIERGGVFASLVGTLQLLSPQQKERVIGVIINKFHGDIKLLEPGLEWFENYTGKPVLGVIPYLPNLNIEAEDSLVLDHYDKGQSDHISPTEGVSEHDTIDVVVIRYPKISNFTDVDPFRLEPDCRVRFITHAADMGHPDVVILPGSKNVLEDLIYLKDHGFIQKLSSLYREQRTAIVGICGGYQMLGLTIADPHAVESTRVQEEALGFLPIKTTLTKEKTTIRSQGRLQFGHTSYDIEGYEIHMGLSEMVDRHTHHNQPHQAHILYDNQRGSASSHFSPLIEMDGRGDGLKSVDERVWGTYFHGIFDNDHFRTGFLNERRACSGLPRKDEPSILFQQLKSSAFDRLAAHVRSHVQLEVINKYMKNDDDIASKRGGKNMSVDNS, encoded by the coding sequence ATGAGCAAAGCCCAGTTTTTAATGATACAGGGAACACATTCTGATGCCGGAAAAAGTGTCCTAGTAACGGCGTTTTGTCGTATTTTTGCCCAGGATGGTTACCGGACAGCGCCATTCAAGTCCCAAAACATGGCCCTCAACTCTTATGTTACTTTAGACGGCAAAGAGATTGGTCGCGCGCAAGGGGTTCAAGCAGAAGCAGCCTGTACGATTGCCACGACGGATATGAATCCGATCCTCATCAAACCGAGCCGTGACCATGAGTCCCAGATCGTGGTCCACGGCAAACCATACAAGAATATGCAAGCAGGGGAATACAGAGAAACGTTTTACGAGCGTGGCCTGAACCTGATACAACAATCGATTCAGTCATTGGCCCAATCGTTCGATAGAGTCGTGATAGAGGGGGCGGGAAGTCCCGCTGAGATAAACCTCAATGATCGTGAATTGGTGAACATGCGCGTAGCTGAACTGGCCGACGCCCCAGTTATTTTAGTAGGGGATATTGAAAGAGGAGGCGTGTTTGCAAGCTTAGTAGGGACGTTACAACTCCTGTCTCCACAGCAGAAGGAGCGCGTAATCGGGGTTATCATCAACAAATTTCATGGTGATATTAAGCTGTTGGAGCCCGGATTAGAATGGTTTGAGAATTATACTGGCAAACCGGTGCTCGGGGTGATTCCTTACCTGCCCAATCTTAATATCGAAGCGGAGGACTCTCTTGTCCTTGACCACTATGACAAAGGGCAAAGTGATCATATCTCCCCAACGGAGGGGGTAAGTGAGCATGATACCATTGACGTTGTGGTCATTCGCTACCCCAAAATATCTAACTTTACCGACGTAGATCCTTTCAGGCTAGAACCTGATTGCCGCGTGCGCTTTATAACACATGCTGCGGATATGGGGCACCCTGATGTTGTCATTTTACCGGGGAGCAAAAATGTGCTAGAGGATTTGATCTACCTTAAAGATCATGGTTTTATTCAAAAATTAAGCTCATTGTACAGAGAGCAGCGTACAGCCATCGTCGGTATTTGTGGGGGATACCAAATGCTAGGATTAACGATTGCTGACCCCCATGCGGTTGAATCCACCCGCGTACAAGAAGAAGCGCTCGGCTTCTTGCCAATCAAGACAACACTAACCAAAGAAAAAACCACCATTCGCTCTCAAGGTCGGCTCCAATTTGGACACACTTCCTATGACATTGAGGGATACGAAATACATATGGGCCTATCTGAAATGGTTGACAGACACACCCATCATAATCAGCCTCATCAGGCCCATATCTTATATGACAATCAGCGAGGTAGCGCGAGCTCACATTTTTCACCGCTCATTGAAATGGATGGACGAGGAGATGGCTTGAAATCTGTTGACGAACGTGTCTGGGGCACTTATTTCCACGGGATATTTGACAATGACCACTTTCGTACAGGTTTTCTTAATGAGAGACGGGCATGTAGTGGCCTACCGAGGAAAGATGAACCTTCTATTTTATTTCAACAGTTGAAATCATCCGCTTTTGATAGACTAGCCGCTCATGTCAGGTCCCATGTGCAACTTGAGGTGATTAACAAATATATGAAGAATGATGACGACATTGCAAGTAAAAGAGGGGGAAAAAATATGTCTGTAGACAACAGTTAA
- a CDS encoding cobalt-precorrin-5B (C(1))-methyltransferase, protein MVKEERLREGYTTGACATAATKAALLTLIKGKAIQSVTIRLPVGKDATFTSQCCEWTANQATVGVIKDAGDDPDATHGMLIKSTVSWSASAGISLDGGQGVGRVTKKGLPVPVGEAAINPVPRKMIRGIVEDIVEAYHISQGIHVEISAPAGEEVAKKTLNERLGIIGGISILGTRGTVKPFSSAAFKASIAQAISVAQSSGCQHVVITTGGRSEKYAIQQYPHLPQEAFIEMGDFVGFTLKQCKRQGIKKVSMVGMMGKFSKVAQGTMMVHSKSAPVDFDFLARLAEQVGAASPLLEEIREANTASEVGELMTSHGYHTFFEKLCQSCCLSALKEVNGGMEVETSLYTLKGAFLGKAVEKDEHASKR, encoded by the coding sequence AAGCCATTCAATCGGTCACCATACGTCTTCCGGTCGGAAAGGATGCCACATTCACCTCACAGTGTTGTGAGTGGACGGCAAATCAAGCCACCGTGGGGGTGATTAAAGACGCTGGAGATGATCCAGATGCCACGCATGGCATGCTTATAAAATCAACGGTGTCGTGGTCTGCATCAGCGGGGATTTCTCTTGATGGCGGACAAGGCGTAGGTCGGGTCACGAAAAAGGGGCTCCCTGTTCCAGTCGGGGAAGCGGCCATTAATCCCGTCCCACGAAAAATGATAAGAGGTATCGTTGAAGACATCGTCGAGGCGTATCACATTTCACAGGGCATTCACGTTGAGATATCTGCTCCTGCAGGAGAGGAAGTGGCTAAAAAGACCTTAAATGAACGCTTAGGGATCATCGGTGGGATTTCAATACTGGGGACACGAGGCACGGTCAAACCTTTTTCCTCGGCCGCCTTCAAAGCGAGCATTGCCCAGGCAATAAGTGTGGCCCAATCGAGTGGTTGTCAACACGTCGTCATCACGACCGGTGGGCGGAGTGAGAAGTATGCTATTCAACAATATCCTCATCTGCCGCAAGAGGCGTTTATAGAAATGGGAGATTTTGTAGGCTTTACGCTCAAGCAATGTAAACGACAAGGGATCAAAAAGGTGTCCATGGTTGGCATGATGGGGAAATTCTCCAAAGTGGCTCAAGGTACGATGATGGTTCACTCAAAAAGCGCGCCCGTCGACTTTGATTTTTTGGCCCGTCTCGCCGAGCAAGTGGGAGCCGCATCCCCTCTACTAGAGGAGATTCGTGAAGCCAATACGGCGTCTGAAGTAGGCGAATTGATGACATCTCATGGTTATCATACTTTCTTTGAAAAGCTATGCCAATCTTGCTGTTTGTCAGCCTTAAAAGAAGTGAATGGAGGAATGGAAGTGGAAACAAGCTTATACACATTAAAAGGCGCATTTTTAGGAAAGGCAGTCGAAAAAGATGAGCATGCAAGCAAACGTTAG
- a CDS encoding cobalt-precorrin 5A hydrolase: MTIQLATETDITIEQRGTIAVVAITKHGVALARQLQQTDPHADLYYMSKFEQGDEAELHIQLFEGSVRRLLPTLFKHYQGIVLVISLGAVVRMIAPLLKDKKTDPGVVVIDDKGAFVISVLSGHLGGANALTREIAAALKATPVITTASDVQQTIPVDIFGQSFGWTWESAEKLTPVSAAVVNEERIAVIQESGERHWWPHDRPLPEHIKLYHSPQEVLSLAEPPDATLIITHRHLSKEERTLLDNGILYRPKVIVLGIGCNKGTTSDEIEATIHETLDELNFSIKSVKAVCTIDLKKDEVGLRAVVQKHAWDFHYYTPEALNEVEIEEPSQTVYKFTGAYGVSEPACRLYCRNEGPNEGHNRSLALVKKKKGNMTLSVGVLSFA; the protein is encoded by the coding sequence ATGACCATCCAATTAGCCACCGAGACGGATATAACGATAGAACAGCGGGGAACGATCGCCGTTGTGGCCATTACGAAGCATGGGGTCGCTTTGGCACGTCAACTCCAACAGACCGACCCTCACGCCGACCTGTATTATATGAGCAAGTTTGAACAAGGTGATGAAGCAGAGCTTCATATTCAATTATTTGAAGGGAGTGTGAGACGTTTATTACCGACGCTTTTTAAGCATTATCAGGGTATTGTCCTGGTGATTTCTCTTGGTGCGGTGGTGAGGATGATTGCGCCGCTATTAAAGGATAAAAAAACAGACCCGGGTGTGGTGGTCATTGACGATAAGGGCGCATTTGTGATTAGTGTATTATCCGGTCATTTAGGAGGGGCCAACGCCCTTACAAGAGAGATTGCAGCAGCTTTGAAGGCGACACCTGTGATCACGACCGCTTCTGATGTGCAACAAACCATCCCTGTTGACATCTTTGGTCAATCATTCGGTTGGACTTGGGAGTCGGCGGAAAAACTGACGCCAGTGAGTGCAGCTGTGGTAAATGAAGAACGTATTGCCGTGATACAAGAGTCTGGTGAGAGACACTGGTGGCCCCATGATCGTCCGCTCCCAGAGCACATCAAATTGTATCATTCACCCCAGGAGGTCCTTTCTTTGGCAGAACCTCCGGATGCCACGCTTATCATTACCCATCGCCACCTCTCTAAGGAAGAACGTACTTTACTAGATAACGGGATTCTTTATCGACCCAAAGTCATTGTCCTAGGCATTGGCTGCAATAAGGGCACAACCAGCGATGAAATCGAAGCGACCATACACGAGACCCTCGATGAACTTAACTTTTCAATTAAAAGTGTCAAAGCGGTCTGTACTATTGACTTAAAAAAAGACGAAGTAGGTCTCAGAGCAGTTGTGCAGAAACACGCCTGGGATTTTCACTATTATACGCCTGAAGCGTTGAATGAGGTTGAGATAGAAGAACCGTCACAGACCGTATACAAGTTTACCGGAGCGTACGGTGTGAGTGAACCTGCTTGTCGATTATACTGCCGAAATGAGGGTCCAAATGAGGGGCATAATAGGTCACTTGCTTTAGTGAAAAAGAAAAAAGGCAATATGACCCTATCCGTTGGCGTGCTTTCCTTTGCCTAA
- the cobI gene encoding precorrin-2 C(20)-methyltransferase → MPGTLYGLGVGPGDPELITVKAFRKLKESHVIAYPQKRRGNKSYAHQIVDVYLQPDEQERLGLVFPMTKDPKILEREWGKTVQRVYEKLAQGKDVAFVTEGDPLLYSTFIHLMKLMKQQHPDVVIKTVPGISSVNGAASRLGIPLAEGDEQVVIVPATADETAMKHVIENHDCVIFLKVAKVMDKLLNILKELDLVEKASVVTKVTSEEEVIWPIEELERAELEYLSLMVVRK, encoded by the coding sequence ATGCCCGGAACATTATACGGATTAGGTGTCGGACCTGGAGACCCTGAACTAATCACAGTCAAAGCGTTTCGTAAGTTAAAAGAGTCTCACGTGATAGCCTACCCGCAAAAAAGAAGAGGGAACAAAAGCTATGCTCACCAAATCGTAGATGTTTATTTACAGCCGGATGAACAAGAAAGGCTCGGTCTCGTATTCCCTATGACAAAGGACCCCAAGATTTTAGAACGAGAGTGGGGGAAAACGGTTCAGCGCGTATACGAAAAATTAGCCCAAGGGAAGGATGTGGCCTTTGTCACAGAAGGTGATCCACTACTATACAGCACATTCATACACTTGATGAAGCTCATGAAGCAACAGCATCCCGACGTCGTAATCAAGACAGTACCCGGCATTTCATCCGTTAACGGCGCAGCGTCCCGTTTGGGTATCCCTCTTGCAGAAGGAGATGAGCAGGTCGTGATCGTCCCCGCTACGGCTGATGAAACGGCCATGAAGCACGTGATAGAGAACCATGATTGCGTCATCTTTTTAAAAGTGGCCAAAGTAATGGACAAGCTACTAAACATATTGAAAGAACTCGACCTTGTAGAAAAGGCTTCGGTTGTGACCAAGGTCACGTCTGAGGAGGAAGTGATTTGGCCTATCGAAGAGTTAGAACGAGCTGAATTAGAATACTTATCTTTAATGGTGGTGAGAAAATGA
- the cbiE gene encoding precorrin-6y C5,15-methyltransferase (decarboxylating) subunit CbiE: MEPNIKVIGMGDDGRQSLLPLYEKWVMESDVLFGGERLLANFNEYTGEKRVIKGGLTTLVEQLNHLKQQQKDVVVLASGDPLFYGIGGYLAKKVNATIYPYISAIQLAFARIQESWQDAYVTSVHGRSMRGLAQRIDGRPKVAILTDQENTPASIAQYLLSFGMHEYRAFVAENLGGEHERCEWYDLETLAETTCSPLNTLILKQTEKSPTWTIGIEDDAFAQRKPEKGLITKREIRTLSLSALKLEQDSIVWDIGTCTGSVAIEAARCAPDGAVYAIEKNEQDLENCRRNMARFRTDITLVHGKAPAHLDQWPEPDAIFIGGTAGGMNAILDICCQRLKSEGRVVLNAVTIENLYQALEAFQARGFHAEVTLAQVSRSKPILNLTRFESLNPIYIITAYRQKGAS, translated from the coding sequence GTGGAACCCAACATAAAAGTGATCGGCATGGGTGATGATGGCAGACAGAGCTTGCTTCCTCTGTATGAAAAATGGGTGATGGAAAGCGACGTGCTCTTCGGTGGAGAGCGACTGTTGGCTAATTTCAATGAGTACACAGGTGAAAAGCGCGTCATAAAAGGCGGTCTAACGACACTCGTCGAGCAGCTTAACCACTTGAAACAACAGCAGAAGGATGTTGTCGTGCTCGCTTCGGGGGACCCACTGTTCTACGGTATCGGGGGTTACCTGGCCAAAAAGGTTAACGCCACCATCTATCCCTACATCAGCGCAATCCAGCTTGCATTTGCCCGTATTCAGGAAAGCTGGCAGGACGCCTATGTCACGAGTGTACACGGACGGAGTATGAGGGGGTTAGCCCAACGTATTGACGGGCGTCCCAAAGTCGCCATCCTCACAGATCAAGAGAACACACCGGCTAGCATCGCACAGTACTTATTGTCATTTGGCATGCATGAATATCGTGCCTTCGTAGCTGAGAACCTCGGTGGAGAACACGAACGGTGTGAGTGGTACGATCTTGAAACCCTAGCAGAGACGACTTGTTCGCCGCTCAATACCCTTATATTAAAGCAAACGGAGAAAAGCCCAACCTGGACGATCGGGATTGAGGATGATGCCTTTGCGCAACGCAAGCCAGAAAAAGGGTTAATCACGAAACGGGAGATACGCACCTTAAGTCTCAGTGCACTTAAGTTAGAACAAGACAGCATCGTGTGGGATATCGGTACCTGTACCGGTTCCGTTGCTATAGAAGCAGCCAGATGTGCACCGGATGGCGCCGTTTATGCCATAGAGAAAAATGAGCAGGATCTAGAAAACTGCCGACGTAACATGGCCCGCTTTCGGACAGATATCACGTTGGTGCACGGGAAGGCCCCGGCTCATCTTGATCAGTGGCCAGAGCCAGACGCCATATTTATTGGTGGCACAGCAGGCGGCATGAATGCCATTTTGGATATCTGTTGTCAACGCCTGAAGTCTGAGGGCAGGGTGGTGTTGAATGCGGTGACCATTGAGAACCTCTATCAAGCACTAGAAGCCTTCCAAGCACGAGGCTTTCATGCGGAGGTGACGCTCGCCCAAGTGTCTAGGAGTAAGCCCATCCTTAACCTGACACGTTTTGAGTCACTGAATCCCATTTATATCATAACAGCTTATCGACAGAAAGGAGCATCATAA
- a CDS encoding cobyrinate a,c-diamide synthase, whose amino-acid sequence MGQRRLVIAGTGSGVGKTTVTVGLMAALKQQGYTVQGFKCGPDYIDPTYHTAVTGRASRNVDSWMLQHNTVKEIYQRGSVGADISIIEGVMGFYDGKDPLKNTGSTAEISQLLQSPVLLVVNCASMARSAAAIVKGFQTLSEGVNIAGVFANQVGSEGHYKLVKAAIEQECDVPVIGYMKREADIDMPERHLGLVPAIERGELDAFFQSLGNRLRETVNIDLLLEIATAPPVEPEATNLLFHPSEQERDSSSSSSVSIAIARDAAFNFYYPENLELLQQYGADLVEFSPLRGETLPDGIDGLYLGGGFPEEFVSDLAKNTEVKASIRQAIKDDLPTLAECGGFMYLTDSIETTDQDVYEMVGVIPGRVTMQTRLAALGYREVTGIEPNFLLPQGMSAKGHEFHYSTFTANSSTDHFPYAYTSQGLRGLKQEGYVLPHLVAGYTHLHFASNPSLVKHWIRVCQKRKRTKAEQANKS is encoded by the coding sequence ATGGGACAACGGAGACTCGTCATCGCTGGCACAGGAAGTGGGGTCGGTAAAACGACCGTCACAGTAGGACTGATGGCAGCTTTAAAGCAACAAGGCTACACCGTACAAGGATTTAAATGCGGGCCAGATTATATAGACCCGACTTACCATACGGCGGTCACTGGTCGAGCGTCACGTAATGTGGACAGTTGGATGCTTCAGCATAATACGGTAAAGGAAATCTATCAGCGTGGGAGTGTCGGTGCAGATATCTCTATCATAGAGGGTGTGATGGGATTTTACGACGGTAAAGACCCCCTTAAAAACACCGGAAGTACAGCAGAAATCAGTCAACTATTGCAAAGTCCCGTGTTGCTTGTCGTCAATTGTGCCAGTATGGCTCGAAGTGCAGCGGCGATTGTGAAAGGGTTCCAAACGTTGTCTGAAGGGGTGAACATTGCAGGTGTTTTCGCCAATCAAGTGGGGAGTGAAGGTCATTACAAGCTCGTAAAGGCCGCCATTGAACAAGAATGTGATGTGCCTGTTATAGGGTATATGAAAAGAGAGGCCGACATTGACATGCCTGAACGTCATTTAGGTCTCGTGCCCGCGATTGAGAGGGGAGAATTGGATGCATTCTTTCAATCGTTGGGTAACCGTCTACGAGAGACCGTGAACATAGATCTCCTGTTGGAGATCGCAACAGCACCTCCTGTAGAACCTGAGGCAACAAATCTTCTATTCCATCCGTCTGAACAGGAGAGAGATAGCTCTTCAAGCTCTTCAGTATCCATCGCCATTGCTAGAGATGCGGCGTTTAATTTTTATTACCCAGAGAACCTCGAACTCTTGCAACAGTATGGCGCGGATCTAGTTGAATTCTCCCCTTTGAGAGGGGAGACCTTACCAGATGGTATCGATGGTTTATACTTAGGGGGTGGTTTTCCTGAAGAATTTGTTTCTGATTTGGCAAAAAACACGGAAGTGAAAGCGTCGATTAGACAAGCGATTAAGGATGACCTTCCGACACTAGCAGAGTGTGGCGGTTTTATGTATCTCACTGATAGCATCGAAACGACAGACCAAGACGTATATGAGATGGTAGGGGTGATCCCTGGTCGTGTCACCATGCAAACCCGTCTAGCCGCATTGGGGTACCGAGAAGTGACCGGAATAGAACCAAACTTTTTACTTCCACAGGGCATGAGTGCCAAAGGCCATGAATTTCATTATTCCACCTTCACAGCAAATAGCTCGACAGACCACTTTCCCTACGCTTATACCAGTCAAGGGCTCAGAGGCTTAAAACAAGAAGGTTATGTCTTGCCACATCTCGTAGCGGGCTATACGCATCTACACTTCGCTTCTAATCCCTCTCTCGTCAAGCATTGGATCAGAGTATGCCAAAAAAGAAAGCGAACAAAAGCTGAACAAGCGAATAAAAGCTGA